In a single window of the Spirochaeta isovalerica genome:
- the radA gene encoding DNA repair protein RadA, translated as MAKKKTVFLCSICDHREPKWLGRCPECGEWNSFTEVSAEENRSTPAGRDIALSPVQSIDKIETTPDIRTGSGIGEVDRVLGGGIMKGSAILIGGEPGIGKSTLMLQLSGTAAKKESVLYVSGEESPGQIKMRAHRLGVTGSDLKILTDFDLARILTELEKGRPKLVIIDSIQTLFASEAGSVPGTVGQLKFCCHELISWAKEHSSSIFLIAHVTKEGTIAGPKVIEHMVDTVLYFDQSDSDLRILRSTKNRFGSIDEIGLFLMDGKGLNEVTNPSGIFLEKRQGDIPAGIAIASVYEGSRILMVEIQALTVPAKGGSSRVYSDRIDSQRVSRVAAVLEKHGGIRFSDQDIYINIAGGLKISEVGIELPLALAIYSARTGLSLPAELASAGELSLAGEIRKVSHLKRREKTAKEMGYNKFYAPAPGKEPEKIKAVLNNIFHK; from the coding sequence TTGGCAAAAAAAAAGACAGTCTTTCTTTGCAGCATATGTGATCATCGCGAACCCAAATGGCTCGGACGCTGTCCCGAATGCGGCGAGTGGAACAGTTTTACCGAAGTTTCGGCTGAGGAGAACCGATCCACTCCTGCGGGCAGGGATATCGCGCTTTCCCCCGTGCAGTCCATCGATAAAATTGAAACGACTCCGGATATAAGAACCGGATCGGGGATAGGGGAAGTCGACCGGGTACTGGGCGGCGGAATCATGAAGGGCTCTGCCATTCTTATCGGGGGAGAACCGGGGATCGGGAAATCGACTCTCATGCTCCAGCTTTCCGGCACTGCCGCGAAAAAAGAATCGGTTCTTTACGTTTCGGGGGAGGAATCTCCCGGACAGATAAAAATGAGAGCACACAGGCTCGGTGTCACCGGTTCGGATTTGAAAATTCTGACGGATTTCGATCTCGCCCGAATTTTAACAGAGTTGGAAAAAGGCAGACCGAAACTGGTTATTATCGATTCCATCCAGACTCTGTTCGCATCGGAAGCCGGATCTGTTCCCGGCACAGTCGGTCAACTGAAATTCTGCTGTCACGAGCTGATAAGCTGGGCCAAAGAACACAGCAGTTCCATTTTTCTCATTGCCCATGTCACGAAGGAAGGAACCATTGCCGGACCTAAAGTCATTGAGCACATGGTTGATACGGTTCTCTACTTTGATCAGTCCGACTCTGATCTGCGGATCCTCCGCTCCACGAAAAACCGTTTCGGCAGTATCGATGAAATCGGTCTTTTTCTAATGGACGGCAAGGGACTGAATGAAGTGACAAATCCTTCGGGGATTTTTCTGGAAAAAAGACAAGGAGACATACCCGCGGGAATAGCCATAGCATCGGTATACGAAGGCTCCCGAATTCTCATGGTGGAAATACAGGCTCTCACTGTTCCGGCCAAAGGAGGATCCTCCCGGGTTTACTCTGACCGGATAGACTCGCAGAGAGTTTCACGAGTCGCCGCTGTTCTGGAAAAGCACGGGGGAATCCGTTTTTCCGATCAGGATATCTACATCAATATTGCCGGCGGTTTAAAAATCAGTGAAGTGGGTATTGAGCTGCCCCTGGCTCTGGCTATTTATTCCGCCAGAACGGGATTGTCCCTTCCGGCGGAACTCGCTTCGGCGGGAGAGCTGAGCCTGGCAGGAGAAATCAGAAAAGTCTCCCATTTAAAACGGCGGGAGAAGACCGCCAAAGAGATGGGATATAACAAGTTTTACGCTCCCGCCCCGGGAAAAGAACCGGAAAAAATCAAAGCCGTTTTGAACAATATCTTTCATAAGTAA
- a CDS encoding RtcB family protein yields the protein MEKILDPQWRLPVKSWCSSIEDSAMSQIANLAGHPALFKHIAIMPDCHSGYGMPIGGVIASESYVVPNAVGVDIGCGMGAVETDLNLSDIQDNRTIRSLLDAVKASVPVGEGHAHREEKGWEGFEAFLESIPDSPGWFSPAVWSLAKRNLGTLGGGNHFIELQHDENNRIWLMLHSGSRNLGYKIAEFYNNLAREKETRPDDLAYLSADSPGGKAYIRDMVFAMAYAAENRSRMMTAFKESLLDLFPGAAFIREINIHHNFAAREKHFGKDVWIHRKGATSAAGGEMGIIPGSMGTASYIVRGLGNPESFMSCSHGAGRIMSRTKACRELSVDECNAAMGDIVFDRWRMVGKGNRKNRHMLDLGESPLAYKNIDDVIDAQRDLVEPVVKLKPLGVIKG from the coding sequence ATGGAAAAGATCCTGGATCCCCAATGGAGGCTCCCCGTTAAATCGTGGTGCTCCTCCATTGAAGATTCCGCCATGAGCCAGATCGCCAATCTGGCCGGGCATCCCGCCCTTTTCAAACATATCGCTATTATGCCCGACTGCCATAGCGGTTACGGCATGCCCATCGGCGGTGTCATCGCCAGTGAAAGTTATGTGGTTCCCAATGCCGTCGGTGTCGATATCGGCTGCGGCATGGGGGCTGTCGAAACGGATCTGAACCTATCTGATATTCAGGATAACAGGACTATCCGGTCTCTGCTCGATGCGGTTAAGGCTTCTGTTCCGGTCGGTGAAGGTCATGCTCATAGAGAAGAAAAGGGCTGGGAGGGTTTCGAGGCCTTTCTCGAGTCCATACCGGACTCTCCCGGATGGTTCAGTCCCGCAGTCTGGAGCCTGGCGAAGAGGAATCTCGGAACGCTCGGCGGCGGAAATCATTTCATTGAACTTCAGCATGATGAAAACAATCGCATCTGGCTGATGCTCCACTCGGGATCGAGAAATCTCGGATACAAAATCGCCGAATTCTACAACAATCTCGCCAGGGAAAAAGAGACCCGTCCCGATGATCTGGCCTATCTCAGCGCAGACAGTCCCGGTGGAAAAGCATATATCCGCGATATGGTTTTCGCCATGGCTTATGCTGCAGAGAACAGGAGCCGGATGATGACGGCATTCAAGGAATCCCTCCTGGACCTGTTTCCCGGCGCTGCTTTTATCAGAGAGATTAATATTCATCACAATTTTGCCGCCAGAGAAAAACATTTCGGGAAGGATGTGTGGATTCATCGCAAAGGGGCCACCTCCGCCGCCGGGGGAGAGATGGGAATAATACCGGGAAGTATGGGGACGGCTTCCTACATTGTCAGAGGTCTCGGAAACCCGGAATCCTTTATGTCCTGTTCACATGGCGCGGGAAGGATTATGAGCCGAACGAAAGCCTGCCGCGAATTGTCGGTGGATGAATGTAATGCCGCTATGGGAGATATCGTCTTTGACCGGTGGCGCATGGTCGGGAAAGGAAACAGGAAAAACCGCCATATGCTTGATCTCGGAGAGAGCCCTCTGGCTTACAAGAACATTGATGATGTCATCGATGCCCAAAGGGATCTTGTCGAACCGGTTGTAAAATTGAAGCCTCTCGGAGTGATCAAAGGCTAG